CCATGTCCCTGAAGCCCCTGACTTTGCCTTCTAGTACCGAACTTTAAGCTAAAAGTTTAACAGTAGTCTCTTAGATGGCAATTGAGTTTGAATTGTTCAGTTTTCAATTGTTTGTAATCATAGAAATACTGAAAGGGAACGATGCTGAATTAGAAAATCCAGCCTTGTATGTAGCAAACAATTCAGTATAGCACAAGGTTCGTTGCCCATTCTGTTCACTACTTATATCACAGTACAACAGATTTGTTCGTTACCGGaattttgtattatatatataggagctgaaatttgaattttagacactttaaattttaaccattagattacttgaaagaaaaaaaaagagaagtgATATTTACCACGAATCACATTTTAACGAGAATCACGAAGGAAAACGTGTCATGCGGCTGATTGGCTCTGgtttattcttttttgtttatttattttaattaaaaatcatatcttttaatttttgaaaagtcGGTGAATTTTATAGCCTAAACTACCATCTTTGATAGAATGGAATTGAATAGAAACACAATGGCTGGTAAATTAAGATGCTTcaaaataaccatattccaTTGGAAATTAATCGCAAAGAATTTGCATAAAATCCCAAATCTTTCTTCTTAATATTCCATcaatttgattttgataaagCTTGAATAAACAAGAAGCCacgaaaattgaaaatttctgTCAACAATCAATAAATAAACTACAACCCCATAacctaaatttaaaatttcaacaaaataaaactcTCAAATTGATAAGAAAAGGGGTAGTCTCATGACAGTGGTACCAAGAAACTGATATAAGGAAGAAGATAAGAGTGGAAGGAAACAAACGATGAGGGGATATGAGAGAGGTGAGATTAAGtgagtttttaatttatttattaatatttaaaaacacatttaaCCATTCGTTGTTCTCGTAGAATACAAATTCGTGGCAATAagtattttccaaaaaaaaatcaataaagttttttttttttcaattttttttacgggAAATAACCTATTTTTTATCTCTTAAATTGTGGTGGAGGGGGAGAATATTATGGAATTGGTTGAAGGTATGGCATAAGGATTTGACTATTCCCTCCTCCGATAGTGTGAATGTCCCTTGGGGTGTTTTAGAATCAAAGTAGGAAGAGACAAACTGCATAATAAACAAGACTTGGCATTACAATAGGTTCACGTGTAGTAGTATTCATTGGGGAAaactcacttgggttggtgTATTGGTATTGATTTGGGGTATGgaagtgtgctcctcttgaggtttGATTATTTCTGGTGtcaatttagcttcttaaaaaaaaagtattcttTAGGGAACAGTTTCTTGggagatatatttttttccagcaataaatttttatttattatatttcaaacTCATTTAACCACTTCACAACAAGGGTAttttatatactatataatatcTTTTcccatattatatataaaaaaaatctgtgcgACTTTGTcgttttgtaccaaaaaaagaaattgttttcccaatagtaaaaaaacaaagatTTCTTAAACTGGttaaaaattgttttcccaattaaaaaaaactctttaaattcaCGTACCCTTAGGGCACAtattaaaactatatttttttgttttggtttggtCGCTTAGGTGTCATGCccatttatctttttataatTGGTGCATTGATCCTATTGTACGTTTCCAAAGCATATAATAATGTGCTTTGTATTGTAAGGGATTGAGTATTCCTTCTACTccattataataatattttgcttataaaagaaataaaaataatttaaaaaaagcATATTAGCAATATTCTAAAAACATTATTTAATAATGTTAGGTACAAGATGTGTAAATTTAGGGCCCGATTGGTTCGAGGCAGATGGAGAGGAGGGGAggggtaatcttgacaaaaaaagattttttttattaaatatttttttttaaaaaaaaaacgtttttaatTAGTGTTCTGGAGATATAAGTCAGCATGACCCtttcaaaaattcaattaagctctATTTCAATGTTTGATAATAtcaataaactagcttatagtttattggactaaCTTGcgtaaaaaaagtttattagACTAGCTTAtagatttgttttaaaaatataagatatgTTTGGTAACATGTTACATATCTATTGATATATTTACTTTTACATGTTATCTTAGATACTATTTGTGACAATTGCAACTGTTAAAAGAGTTTTATCTGCTATGAATCTTATCAAGATTGCGAAATTGTATGGGAGATCAATAGTTAAATACAAGGTTGTAATAATCGAGTTTTTACGTCAACTCATTTAGTCTAGGTGGAATCGAAACGTAAATTTGTAGGGTTTAAGTCATATATATCTCTCTGAtattaagaattttatttttagtctagaaatttaagtgtgatgaatattaattaaagaaaatataaaaaaataatatattatttattttcaattaagaaatctattttaaatatatattagatAATTCACATTCAATTGATTTTCTCTTATTCTCATGAATTAATTATGACTATAGTCAtgcattttaatattaaatattattgatGTTGTTTGAAAATATACATGTCAAAAAGTTCTGATTTTTTCAACAAATAGCACCAACATCAATATACGTACCCatcaatatatcttgtaaagaataatatttctttcatttttttttcatgtattaaatatgactctttaaatcatgcatgtcatgtaagaattattattatatacgATAGAAATATAAAGTGATTGTTTTGTAAATATTAACCccgattattttatttttaggaaacccctattacatttatgtatctattacttattaaataatttattatatttagattgcataaaattttgtaatattatattattttatcaaaatataattacttatatGTTTCGTGTGTCACGTGTTTTCCTctattcttttgtattttttttagtttcttattttggcacacatgcataaaaataagacaTATTGTTGGAAACACACGagtactaaaaattattatttttctaacgtactccctccattcctactataagcaaaaattcacttttaaaaTAATAGATGAATAATATAGACCATATACATTAATGGTTATTCATCGAACCTTATGAGAAAGAAACGGatgaaatatattattataaaaagcaAGTGTCAAAAATTGTTACTGCTCTAATTATTAAcatgtatattaaaaaaaaaattagagtcttttgagattttgaatcatccaagtagaaaaataaaacatgtgaatttaaataattttatcgTAGGTGAAAACGTGCGAGTTTAGATGATTTTACCGATTTTACACAGAGTGAAATCATGTAAACTCGTTTTGACTTGTGATTTCACTCAAAACTAATTTAGCTTTGATTTAACACGTAACTCATACATAAAAACGTAGAATCGAGAGTTTGCGTTTTAAAACGAGATTTTAACAACCTTGGTCAAACAATAGTTtagttacctttttttttttacattatagatagatatattGTTTAGTTAAATAGTAATGAACATTGCTTAGTTACTTATATACTAGGTCATAGACAACATTTATATTACATATTTATgtttctcaaaaataaaatataatatatactccgtatttaattaatactataaatttatttatttatttaatgtctCATCTATATAGAATTTTTGGCTCcgtcactatatatatatatatatatatatatatatatatatatatatatatatatatatatatatatatatatatatatattttctttttgaaaggCCGAAATTATTAGATGTTCTTCACTACCCTTTGTTGCGGGTCTCGGACACGAAATCAATTTTTATGTGCGAGATTAGTAATAGGATGGGCCGTTTGAAAATTTCGTCTCCGGAATACAAGCTTTTGTATCAGCTTGGGTCAAAGTTATTTTGGGTGGAAGAAATGTATGTTtgcaattctagaatcagaagctacaatttatagcttcaagtagaatcaattcttcCTATAGgtatttcatatataaaaactAAATATCAATATTGGTAAACGGCTTGGGTAGTAAAAATAACAACTAATTATAAGTGTGGAGTATAGCAGGAGCAACACATGCATTTCAGAAACCGCAAAACAACAAATCAATTGTGACAAACAAGAAAGGGAGTAACCATATTTACCTAATAAACATCAGTCAGCATTGTTACAAAGCCTTTGAAACCATATTTTAAAGATATTATAGCAACTTTAATTCagataaaaaacagaaaattatAACATGTTGAATATTGAACCAAGTAAAAAATGCAATGGTCAGGAACTGTTAAGAACATTGATGATTAGCCAAATGCTCTGCTAAGAAACTGTTAAGAATATTAATGATTAGCCAAAAGCTCCCTTTAGTTAGTCTTTCTATTagtttttcatttgtttgttagagTTGGTTAATCCACACATTGCTCTGTATAAGATTGCCCTGTATAAGAggtatttattttactatcttTGATCAATATGAAACCTTATAATTTTTACTCATTCATTTATACTCTTATGACTTTTCTCATTCATTTTCTCCTTAGTATGAAaatcttaacatggtatcatcCGCCTTAACCGATCCATTCCGCTGTCGTAACCGTTTTGGTTCTGCATCTCAACCATCTTTTCCGGCGACTCTGCCACCACATTTGGCTTTCGCACCGGTACCGGATAACTCATACGTTGCTTCTCACAAAGATATTTTCACCATGCTTTTTGATCCTCCTTCTTTTCTCGTGGTTTACTTCCATTGTTTGTCACTTGTGGAAGAAATCGAAGGTGGAGAAGAGATTCTCGCCACTTCCACCACTTCGAAAATCACCGCAAGCATCTTCTCATGACCTTTTGATTGATTCAATTTGAGAGGCAGAGGGGGTGATTTCAACTGCATCTACCTCTATTCTTGAATCCGTTACAGCATGTGATCAGTACAATTTTAGATTTGGTAATTCTCATCACTCAATTTTTTATCACTCAATTTTTTATCTCAAACCATTGATTCCAACAATAGATTCAGAAATTGATGCAAAAGAGGATTCAGAAACTGAAACCGAGGTTTTGAATTTCAATTTGCATTCTCAAACCTTGAAGAAACGCAATGCGATTTTAATTTTGGTAACTGCATTCAATCGAAGGAAGTTGCATCGAAATTGGAGAAATGCAATGCTTCCATTCATTCTCTGAATCAGTCACGAATTTGAACGAGCCTTTTCCAAAATCAATGTATCTTGTGGTGAAGAATACTCGCCGCAATCATTCCAACATCGCCGTCAAAATGTGTAGCTTGCTTCACCGCATCAACAACACCATTCTCGCCGTCGAAACTGTTTTGGATCCTGGCGGTGTAGTCAACACCATAACCTTGATATCGTTCTCACCGTCAACCTTTTGTTTGATCATCGTGTTCGTTGTTGAATTTTCCGGTGAATTTGCCGTCATTGTGTTTGATCCTGGCGGGAATCGTCCCCAACTGCCATATTCACTTCAGAAGAAAGGCACACAAAGGTCAGTGATTCAGAATCTCCATTGTTCATCATTGACTCTGAACTTATTTGGTCTCTGAACACAATTTACCTTCTGAACTCAATCTGGCTTCTAGTACACCTTCTGATACATCCATCCGTGTTCCTCATACAACTTCAAACCTTTGCATCTATCATCTTTTATTGGATTTTATTGCAGTCTTGAGTTTGCAATTTCATTCATGTTTTGgaatttattttgggagcaactCTAAGAATTGAAATAGTTGATGCTAATAGTTGAAGTtgtttaatcattttttttattctatttggTTTCTTGTTCTTCAAACTCATACCAAGAATTCTCTTTCtatgagtttgagggaggctaTTATAATTAGATCATCTTTTTTAGTCTGAAAAAGGATGGAAtataagtttaatttaatcGATTTAACCATGTTGTACATCATAAGCAACATGTTTAAATCAGAAAGCATAAACAAGAATTAAAAGCCACTAACCTCCGATCATTGCTTATGTCAGAAACTCCTTGTTGATGTTGCGATGGTTCTGTTTCGATATTCCGAACATTTACTAACTCAACTCGATGGTGTAGTTTACTAAAGAGAGCAAGTAGGTTTGGTGACCAAGAAACACATTGAATacgttctatttatagagtctTGACCATCACAAGGTCTTGTTACGTATTGCATTTTTTTAGGGGCTGAATTTTAGCATCGTTAGTTATTATAGATGTGCATTAAATTTTAGGATAAGTGAGAAAAAGAGTGGACCATCTCAGCAtgttttttctccaaaaaataaaaatagtaatccACAACGACTTAATCTGTGACTAAAAGATTGGattaataaatagaaaaaactaACATGGAATGGAACACCATACGCTAGTgccttccttccttccttccttccaGCTTCCTTATCTAGTAACATCAAAATATGTTACACCGTCGTATTTCCATACTAAAGTCTTTCCTTTCCCATTATCTGGTGTTTGACCAACTAGCTACACGACACGTGAAATGAAAACATTTTCATTACAAGACAAAAACAACCACCGACTTTGTTTAAGATAATTACCGTTTTAAACCATATACATCCATCAACAATATGACACGTGGACGTGTCAGATTTATAATCCTTACTTTGTCGGAAACTTGTTTAGTACAAgtatttgtttttctctttttagtCTTATAGATTATCTCTATAAATATTGAATGTAACTTATGTAAGTATAGTAGTACTAGTAACAGCAAAgtttatcacttatcaattgtCAAAACTTCAAAAGCTTATACAACAACATGGGTGCTTTAGATCACATCTCTGATTTCTTTGACTGTTCTTATAGAAGCTCCAAATACAAGAAGAAGCTCAAGCAATTTCAGGTAACACAAATTTAATCATCTCTTTTTAACTTATGAATTCATATTGATTAATTGCATGCAGATACCACATCATCGATGATAGTTTATTTGAGATTAAACAGtctaaattttttaagaaaataattaaaattattatttaaaatttgaactgtTTGATTTTAATCCAACAATTATTATTGTATTCATGCGATTAATTAGTACCTTTTGAATGTCATCAAGATTAAATAATCTCTATTTTAAGTTGGGTgttttgaattaacatattttgCTAACATTGTGACATAAATTCAACAATCACCAATACTCTAActtcatgaaaaacataattaaatacCTCAAGAATTTAGTAACCAGGGGCGAAGTTAGAGTTAGGTATATGCTAAGGAGGGTCGCGGCCTGTccgattaaattttttttattaataagtatatatacatattattattatgaaattttttggtGTTTATCTTGATTTTAAATAAAGGTGTGAATTGAAAGTGTTatcttatttgagtttatctctTATTTTGTATGTTACTAAAACATGTTAAgattaacaatttatttatttgcttataaaaaaaaacaatttatttatttttagtccataaaatttaaactctGTCGCGGTTCattacattttttgtttgttttcaccaccattTTTTTCCACTGTCTAGCTActgttataattatttttggtgTTTATAATGTTTTTCCCACCGTCTAGCTACTGTTAGTAACTGCATTCAATTGAAATTCATATACATCTCATgatctaaaattaattaattttaagtaTGTATGTAATAGTTAAAGTGAAGTGTGATTAATGAGTAAATTATGTTATCATACAATACAGACAGTGGAGGTGAAAGTGAAGATGGATTGTGAAGGTTGTGAGAGAAAAGTGAAGAAGTCAGTAGAAGGAATGAAAGGGGTAACACAAGTGGAAGTAGATCGTAAAGCAAACAAAGTAACCGTTACAGGTTACGTGGAACCATCTAAGGTGGTAAATCGCATGTCTCATCGTACGGGTAAAAGAGTTGAGTTATGGCCTTATGTTCCATACGACGTCGTTGAACACCCCTATGCTCCTGGTGTTTATGATAAAAAAGCACCTTCTGGTTATGTTAGAAATGCTAATTATGATCCTAATGTTTCTAATCTTGCTCGTGCTAGTTCTGCTGAAGTTAGATATACTACTGCTTTTAGTGATGAAAATCCCACCGCATGTGTTGTTATGTGAGGCCACACCTTTGTGATCAATATCATatagtttctttta
This portion of the Trifolium pratense cultivar HEN17-A07 linkage group LG3, ARS_RC_1.1, whole genome shotgun sequence genome encodes:
- the LOC123913061 gene encoding heavy metal-associated isoprenylated plant protein 26-like, with the translated sequence MGALDHISDFFDCSYRSSKYKKKLKQFQTVEVKVKMDCEGCERKVKKSVEGMKGVTQVEVDRKANKVTVTGYVEPSKVVNRMSHRTGKRVELWPYVPYDVVEHPYAPGVYDKKAPSGYVRNANYDPNVSNLARASSAEVRYTTAFSDENPTACVVM